The Synergistaceae bacterium DNA window GTAGCAGACTTATCAAGGAAGAAGCTAATGAGACTGTCAAAGCGATGGCTGATTATGTCAAATTAACAGAAGAGAATAAGCTTGATGAAAGAAAAGACGCCCACAAGGAAATTCTAGATGGAATAGGAGATACTATCGTTGTCAGTGTAGGGGCTGCTCTTGCTCTTGGCATAGATATAGAAGAGGTAATGAAACGCATATATGCTAGTAATATGAGTAAACTTGGTGAGGATGGCAAGCCTATTTACCGCGAGGATGGCAAAGTATTAAAGGGCCCGAACTTTTTTAATCCGAATCTTGTTGATCTTATCTAAAGTTTACAGCAATAGACTAAGTTTGATAGTAAATTGAAGAACAATTAAAACAGTTTGAAAATATAGCAACTCTCTATTTTAAAAAACTCAACATAGGGATTGATTTGTGGGAGTTGCTTACTTATAGACGCTGAAACAATTGACTGGACAGCATTGCGACAGCATTACTGTTCAGCTTTTGCAAGCAAAGGGATACATAGACAATACGAAGAATATTATTTCCAGATTTCATCGTCTTTAACGCTTTTTAAGGCGTGTATTATGTTGCTTTTTAGATCTGGAGCTTGTTTTTCAAGTTGTGCGATGAGCTCTTTTGTTGATTTACGTTTC harbors:
- a CDS encoding nucleoside triphosphate pyrophosphohydrolase family protein, translated to MNEWVIQVKDFHETYGLPVKKQGELGRMDFEEMKALMELRSRLIKEEANETVKAMADYVKLTEENKLDERKDAHKEILDGIGDTIVVSVGAALALGIDIEEVMKRIYASNMSKLGEDGKPIYREDGKVLKGPNFFNPNLVDLI